A single Amphiprion ocellaris isolate individual 3 ecotype Okinawa chromosome 15, ASM2253959v1, whole genome shotgun sequence DNA region contains:
- the LOC111584590 gene encoding H-2 class I histocompatibility antigen, Q9 alpha chain-like isoform X2, with protein sequence MKILILVFLVGICQVTAVSHSLKYFYTGSSQVPDSPEFVVVGMVDDVQMVHYDSNTRTVVLKQDWMKKVTDEDPQYLERSTGIFMGEQQAFKGNIETLKQRFNQTEGVHLFQMMYGCEWDDETDEVNGYRQYGYDGEDFISLDLQTETYIAPKQQAVITKNEWENDKVRAAGLKNYHTQICPEWLKKYVNYGRSSLMRKDLPSVSLLQKTPSSQVTCHATGFYPDRADLFWRKDGEELHEDVDKGEILPNHDGTFQMSVDLKISSITPEDWKKYDCVFQMSGVKDDIITKLDKSVIRTNEGFPVAAVFGGTVGLLVLTACITAVVIYVVFYGRKYKSFSRTSSTSDTSSSSAEDLDLKKISDEQEKMIKTTK encoded by the exons ACGGCAG TGTCTCACTCACTGAAATATTTCTACACTGGATCCTCTCAAGTCCCAGACTCCCCAGAGTTTGTGGTTGTTGGGATGGTTGATGATGTTCAGATGGTTCACTATGACAGCAACACCAGGACAGTAGTGCTTAAGCAGGACTGGATGAAGAAAGTCACAGATGAGGATCCACAGTACTTGGAGAGGAGCACTGGCATCTTTATGGGTGAACAGCAGGCCTTCAAAGGCAACATTGAAACACTAAAGCAACGCTTCAACCAAACTGAAG GTGTTCACCTTTTCCAGATGATGTACGGCTGTGAATGGGATGATGAGACAGATGAGGTTAATGGATATCGACAGTATGGTTATGATGGAGAAGACTTCATATCATTGGACCTGCAGACAGAGACATATATCGCTCCAAAACAACAGGCTGTCATCACTAAAAACGAGTGGGAAAATGACAAAGTTCGAGCAGCAGGGTTAAAGAACTACCACACCCAGATTTGTCCTGAGTGGCTGAAGAAGTATGTGAACTATGGGAGGAGCTCTCTGATGAGAAAAG aTCTTCCCTCAGTGTCTCTCCTCCAGAAGACTCCCTCCTCTCAGGTCACCTGCCACGCTACAGGTTTCTACCCTGACAGAGCCGACTTGTTCTGGAGGAAAGATGGAGAGGAGCTTCATGAGGACGTGGACAAAGGAGAGATCCTCCCCAACCATGATGGAACCTTCCAGATGAGTGTTGACCTGAAGATTTCATCAATCACtcctgaagactggaagaagtaCGACTGTGTGTTTCAGATGTCTGGTGTCAAAGATGACATCATCACCAAACTGGACAAATCAGTGATCAGAACCAATGAAG GATTccctgttgctgctgtttttggaGGAACTGTAGGACTGTTGGTCCTGACAGCCTGCATCACTGCAGTTGTCATCTATGTTGTCTTCTATGgaagaaaatataaaa gCTTCAGTCGTACCAGCA gcaCTTCTGACACTTCGTCTTCCTCTGCTGAAGATCTAGACCTTAAGAAG ATCAGCGATGAACAggagaaaatgataaaaaccacTAAATGA
- the LOC111584590 gene encoding H-2 class I histocompatibility antigen, Q9 alpha chain-like isoform X1, whose product MKILILVFLVGICQVTAVSHSLKYFYTGSSQVPDSPEFVVVGMVDDVQMVHYDSNTRTVVLKQDWMKKVTDEDPQYLERSTGIFMGEQQAFKGNIETLKQRFNQTEGVHLFQMMYGCEWDDETDEVNGYRQYGYDGEDFISLDLQTETYIAPKQQAVITKNEWENDKVRAAGLKNYHTQICPEWLKKYVNYGRSSLMRKDLPSVSLLQKTPSSQVTCHATGFYPDRADLFWRKDGEELHEDVDKGEILPNHDGTFQMSVDLKISSITPEDWKKYDCVFQMSGVKDDIITKLDKSVIRTNEGFPVAAVFGGTVGLLVLTACITAVVIYVVFYGRKYKSFSRTSSTSDTSSSSAEDLDLKKKISDEQEKMIKTTK is encoded by the exons ACGGCAG TGTCTCACTCACTGAAATATTTCTACACTGGATCCTCTCAAGTCCCAGACTCCCCAGAGTTTGTGGTTGTTGGGATGGTTGATGATGTTCAGATGGTTCACTATGACAGCAACACCAGGACAGTAGTGCTTAAGCAGGACTGGATGAAGAAAGTCACAGATGAGGATCCACAGTACTTGGAGAGGAGCACTGGCATCTTTATGGGTGAACAGCAGGCCTTCAAAGGCAACATTGAAACACTAAAGCAACGCTTCAACCAAACTGAAG GTGTTCACCTTTTCCAGATGATGTACGGCTGTGAATGGGATGATGAGACAGATGAGGTTAATGGATATCGACAGTATGGTTATGATGGAGAAGACTTCATATCATTGGACCTGCAGACAGAGACATATATCGCTCCAAAACAACAGGCTGTCATCACTAAAAACGAGTGGGAAAATGACAAAGTTCGAGCAGCAGGGTTAAAGAACTACCACACCCAGATTTGTCCTGAGTGGCTGAAGAAGTATGTGAACTATGGGAGGAGCTCTCTGATGAGAAAAG aTCTTCCCTCAGTGTCTCTCCTCCAGAAGACTCCCTCCTCTCAGGTCACCTGCCACGCTACAGGTTTCTACCCTGACAGAGCCGACTTGTTCTGGAGGAAAGATGGAGAGGAGCTTCATGAGGACGTGGACAAAGGAGAGATCCTCCCCAACCATGATGGAACCTTCCAGATGAGTGTTGACCTGAAGATTTCATCAATCACtcctgaagactggaagaagtaCGACTGTGTGTTTCAGATGTCTGGTGTCAAAGATGACATCATCACCAAACTGGACAAATCAGTGATCAGAACCAATGAAG GATTccctgttgctgctgtttttggaGGAACTGTAGGACTGTTGGTCCTGACAGCCTGCATCACTGCAGTTGTCATCTATGTTGTCTTCTATGgaagaaaatataaaa gCTTCAGTCGTACCAGCA gcaCTTCTGACACTTCGTCTTCCTCTGCTGAAGATCTAGACCTTAAGAAG AAGATCAGCGATGAACAggagaaaatgataaaaaccacTAAATGA